The Enterococcus rotai genome includes a window with the following:
- a CDS encoding metal-sulfur cluster assembly factor, giving the protein MTETNQEWSAEEIEDIKEEILTALETVIDPELGIDIVNLGLIYEVDFAQNGDTVIKMTLTTMGCPLADILTDQIHEALKEIPEVKNPEVKLVWYPAWTTDKMSRYARIALGIR; this is encoded by the coding sequence ATGACTGAAACAAATCAAGAATGGTCTGCTGAAGAGATTGAAGATATCAAAGAAGAGATTCTAACTGCTCTGGAGACAGTAATTGACCCTGAGCTGGGAATCGATATTGTGAATTTAGGATTGATTTATGAAGTAGACTTCGCGCAAAATGGCGATACGGTCATCAAAATGACACTAACAACTATGGGTTGCCCACTAGCTGATATTTTAACGGATCAAATCCATGAAGCGTTGAAAGAAATCCCAGAAGTAAAAAATCCAGAAGTAAAACTGGTCTGGTATCCAGCTTGGACAACGGATAAAATGTCTCGTTATGCTCGGATTGCTTTGGGTATTCGCTAG